In a genomic window of Agrobacterium tumefaciens:
- a CDS encoding site-specific integrase — protein sequence MPKTKTSHTSVEWRAEELDTIASVLPLERRDELAELLTDDDIETLRHLVNQGMGDNTLRALTSDLAYLEAWGLAATGQSLPWPAPEALLLKFVAHHLWDPEKRASDPNHGMPDDVDKNLRRQGFLKSVGPHAPDTVRRRLASWSTLSKWRGLTGAFASPALKSAIRLAVRAVPRTRARKSAKAVTGDVLAKLLATCESDSLRDLRDKAILMVAFASGGRRRSEIARLRVEQLTVEPPIEVNDGPPLPSLAIHLGRTKTTTGEQDDVVYLTGRPVEALNAWLAAAKIEKGSVFRGIGRWGTVSRRALDPQSVNAILKQRAQMAGLDSGEFSAHGLRSGYLTEAANRGIPLLEAMEQSRHRSMQQASSYYNNATRRSGRAARIL from the coding sequence GTGCCTAAAACGAAGACATCACACACGTCCGTCGAGTGGCGCGCCGAAGAGCTCGATACCATCGCGTCCGTTTTGCCGCTCGAACGCCGCGACGAGCTTGCCGAGCTGTTGACCGATGATGACATCGAGACGCTGCGGCATCTCGTTAATCAGGGCATGGGCGACAATACGCTAAGGGCCCTGACGTCTGATCTTGCCTACCTGGAGGCCTGGGGTCTCGCTGCCACTGGACAGTCCCTGCCCTGGCCTGCGCCCGAGGCGTTGCTGCTCAAATTCGTAGCCCATCATCTGTGGGATCCGGAAAAGCGCGCAAGTGACCCCAACCACGGCATGCCCGATGATGTCGACAAAAATCTAAGGCGTCAGGGTTTCCTGAAATCCGTCGGCCCGCACGCGCCTGACACGGTGCGGCGCCGGCTGGCCAGCTGGTCGACATTGAGTAAGTGGCGCGGCCTTACGGGTGCCTTCGCCTCCCCTGCTCTTAAGTCAGCCATTCGTCTGGCCGTGCGCGCCGTTCCGCGAACCCGTGCGCGCAAGAGCGCAAAGGCCGTCACTGGCGACGTTCTGGCAAAGCTGCTGGCGACGTGTGAGTCAGACAGCCTGCGCGATCTACGCGACAAGGCAATCCTGATGGTCGCCTTTGCTTCCGGCGGCCGTCGACGCAGCGAGATCGCCAGGCTACGCGTCGAGCAGCTGACAGTCGAGCCACCGATCGAGGTGAACGACGGTCCTCCCCTCCCCTCACTTGCCATCCATCTTGGTCGAACCAAAACGACGACCGGCGAGCAGGACGATGTCGTCTATCTCACAGGCCGACCTGTCGAGGCGCTGAACGCCTGGCTGGCGGCCGCAAAGATCGAAAAGGGCAGCGTGTTTCGGGGAATTGGGCGATGGGGCACCGTCTCGCGGCGTGCGCTCGATCCGCAGTCGGTCAATGCGATCCTGAAGCAGCGGGCACAGATGGCCGGGTTGGACAGTGGGGAGTTTTCAGCGCACGGGCTACGATCGGGATATTTGACGGAGGCCGCAAATCGCGGAATTCCCCTTCTCGAGGCGATGGAGCAGTCCAGACATCGGTCGATGCAGCAGGCTTCCAGCTACTATAACAACGCTACAAGGCGAAGCGGGCGTGCGGCACGCATTCTGTAA
- a CDS encoding RHE_PE00001 family protein encodes MISMAYDLTKISMTTLMRPAFDAGIALTRLDERIARSPVGAGFLERSQFTDACASLWIDGELVHLEDLVLHDATKDIRTPTHELTIARDVLRTRRRIAAQSPDWALSPVGVRTLRQAWPGASDSKDADVATIGAKRVEVIEREGEGDDVEYLPGVDYAAIDAVLARSGAAIEAAKTPGRAPAKDPLVYDLDWDEDARLDEWRGVLRQAENLPAVLQAIVALDVWNELSVLQHAPWLGRLFAASILRQAGVTSGAHLAAINLGLKTIPVDRRRHRDRETRLLAIAHGLFAAAEIGMKEHDRLALARTLIERRLDGRRTSSKLPELVELVMAKPLVSAKMVATTLDVTPQAARRIVLDLGLREMTGRGRFRAWGIL; translated from the coding sequence ATGATTTCAATGGCTTACGATCTCACGAAAATCAGCATGACGACCTTGATGCGGCCGGCTTTCGACGCCGGTATCGCTCTGACGCGCTTGGACGAGCGCATCGCCCGCTCGCCCGTCGGCGCGGGCTTCCTCGAACGATCCCAATTCACCGATGCCTGCGCTTCGCTGTGGATCGACGGCGAATTGGTGCATCTCGAAGACCTCGTGCTCCACGACGCCACGAAGGATATTCGCACACCCACCCACGAATTGACAATCGCCCGCGACGTGTTGCGCACCCGCCGGCGCATCGCCGCCCAATCCCCCGACTGGGCGCTGTCGCCGGTCGGCGTTCGCACGCTGCGCCAGGCGTGGCCTGGAGCATCAGATAGCAAGGACGCCGACGTGGCGACGATTGGAGCAAAACGCGTGGAGGTGATTGAGCGGGAAGGGGAGGGGGACGACGTCGAATATCTCCCCGGCGTCGACTATGCCGCCATCGATGCCGTGCTCGCCCGATCAGGGGCGGCGATCGAAGCCGCAAAGACGCCCGGCCGGGCTCCGGCCAAAGATCCGCTGGTCTACGATCTCGATTGGGACGAGGACGCTAGGCTCGACGAATGGCGCGGCGTGTTGCGTCAGGCAGAAAATTTGCCGGCGGTGTTGCAGGCCATCGTCGCTCTGGATGTCTGGAACGAATTGTCGGTGCTGCAGCATGCGCCGTGGCTTGGTCGGCTGTTCGCCGCCTCGATCTTGCGCCAGGCAGGCGTCACGTCGGGCGCGCATCTGGCCGCCATCAACCTTGGCCTCAAAACCATCCCAGTCGATCGGCGCCGGCATCGCGATCGGGAAACCCGGTTGCTGGCCATCGCTCATGGCCTGTTCGCGGCCGCCGAGATCGGCATGAAGGAACATGACCGGCTGGCGCTGGCGCGAACCCTGATTGAGCGGAGGCTGGATGGCCGCCGGACGTCTTCAAAGCTGCCAGAACTGGTGGAGCTGGTGATGGCGAAACCATTGGTCTCGGCCAAGATGGTGGCGACGACGCTGGATGTGACGCCGCAGGCGGCGCGGCGGATTGTTTTGGATCTGGGCCTCAGAGAGATGACGGGGAGGGGGAGGTTTCGGGCATGGGGTATCTTATAG
- a CDS encoding DUF4238 domain-containing protein: MSDRTKRQHIVPRFYLRHFTQPDGELWTHDCVTGSVRKTTPEKTAFETNIYTPIGEDGARMELIEDTLATIESQAATIYPDLLAFRALDPVAKLDFAAFLATMFTRSPAQLRQFAQTMGQMALWGGRHEADREFRQKKALGEVSAADEAMQKILHDNELFTMDVDRRVGLIAFQQAETLMHLMSQMNWSYEITENQQLATSDNPVFWVKGGGPADPPGHGFGLGHPFAVIPFPLRPDVILRLDWRRDGAWKRFKLERQRAKLANQYQAKHKERLLFFRDRDEGLCSLAMKYKKPVNLIDVGVPSPTIDVVRKLKGGSVE; this comes from the coding sequence ATGAGCGATCGGACCAAACGACAGCATATAGTGCCCAGGTTCTATCTGAGGCATTTCACCCAGCCTGACGGCGAGCTTTGGACGCATGATTGTGTAACTGGGTCTGTTCGCAAAACAACACCGGAAAAGACGGCATTCGAAACCAACATCTACACGCCGATCGGGGAGGATGGCGCGCGTATGGAGCTGATCGAGGATACGCTTGCAACGATAGAATCGCAGGCCGCAACTATCTATCCAGATCTGTTGGCTTTCAGGGCTCTCGACCCCGTTGCAAAGCTCGACTTCGCGGCGTTTCTCGCCACCATGTTTACACGCAGTCCCGCTCAGCTTCGTCAGTTCGCTCAGACCATGGGCCAAATGGCCTTGTGGGGTGGCAGGCATGAGGCGGACCGCGAGTTCCGCCAGAAGAAGGCACTGGGCGAAGTTTCGGCTGCAGATGAGGCCATGCAGAAGATACTGCACGATAACGAACTTTTCACAATGGATGTTGATCGGCGGGTAGGGCTCATCGCGTTTCAACAGGCCGAGACCTTGATGCACCTGATGTCTCAGATGAACTGGAGTTACGAGATCACTGAGAACCAGCAACTGGCCACTAGCGATAACCCCGTATTTTGGGTAAAAGGCGGCGGCCCGGCGGACCCACCAGGCCACGGCTTTGGTTTGGGCCATCCGTTCGCGGTCATACCGTTTCCCTTGCGCCCGGACGTTATTCTTCGGCTGGACTGGCGACGCGATGGGGCGTGGAAGAGGTTCAAGCTCGAACGCCAGCGTGCGAAGCTCGCAAATCAATATCAGGCTAAACACAAGGAACGGCTACTGTTCTTCCGAGACCGCGATGAGGGTCTTTGTTCGCTCGCCATGAAATACAAGAAGCCCGTCAATCTCATCGATGTCGGCGTGCCATCGCCCACGATCGACGTCGTTCGCAAATTGAAGGGCGGATCAGTAGAATGA
- a CDS encoding caspase family protein, whose translation MTLLYEAQIDGPVTHAFIMGCGRYPYLQANHAADRRAPVAGAIALAKMLLDDRDRLVAPLGSLEMLLSDPNVNDGSVDIGNVLGGDVVTTVVEAADEQHFRDRGDDWLGRIRPGDAVVFYFSGHGIADRQGGAVGLLEDIKSKTNRPWAQSFSASNLSQALQTLHPASAWVFFDGCQEIVAEFADRLWEVKNIDLKEVSLADITGDVCEPLAIAGSRTGHLAWAPADFEPPFFTQVLIKGLSGCCVERTQSHGWAVTGRMLLFGLRQLGETMFDHIIVKPQPILPYSEMHSLMTVEQPFMHLAVRSIPEVHLTQMASVQLKHQDLEIMSSVAAEFVWRVDVNLEDRDLTVECVCQQGAAPLVSQTFRQQAPSFLVTLRPAGDAA comes from the coding sequence TTGACGCTGCTCTATGAAGCCCAGATCGATGGCCCTGTAACCCATGCCTTCATCATGGGCTGCGGTCGCTATCCCTACTTGCAAGCCAATCATGCAGCAGACCGTCGTGCGCCGGTGGCCGGCGCAATCGCTCTTGCCAAAATGTTGCTCGACGATCGCGACCGACTGGTCGCACCGCTCGGCTCGCTCGAGATGCTCCTGTCCGATCCCAACGTCAATGATGGCTCAGTGGATATCGGCAACGTCTTGGGCGGTGACGTTGTAACGACGGTAGTCGAGGCAGCAGACGAGCAACACTTTCGTGATCGTGGGGATGATTGGCTCGGTCGTATTCGGCCAGGTGATGCGGTCGTTTTCTATTTTTCGGGACACGGCATTGCAGATCGCCAGGGTGGAGCGGTCGGGCTGCTGGAAGATATAAAGTCCAAAACCAATCGCCCCTGGGCTCAATCATTCAGCGCGAGCAATCTGTCTCAGGCCTTGCAGACCCTCCACCCAGCAAGCGCCTGGGTCTTTTTCGACGGCTGCCAAGAGATCGTCGCCGAGTTTGCCGACCGCTTGTGGGAAGTCAAAAATATAGACCTCAAAGAAGTGAGTTTGGCTGACATAACGGGAGACGTGTGCGAGCCTTTGGCTATAGCGGGTTCGCGAACCGGTCATCTGGCTTGGGCGCCGGCCGACTTTGAGCCACCTTTTTTTACGCAAGTCCTCATCAAGGGTCTCAGTGGTTGCTGTGTGGAAAGAACGCAAAGCCACGGATGGGCGGTTACGGGCAGGATGCTCCTTTTCGGTCTGAGGCAATTGGGCGAGACAATGTTCGACCACATCATCGTGAAGCCTCAGCCAATCTTGCCTTACTCGGAAATGCACTCCCTGATGACAGTCGAGCAACCGTTTATGCACCTCGCTGTCCGCTCGATTCCCGAAGTTCATCTAACGCAGATGGCGTCCGTCCAGCTAAAGCACCAGGACTTGGAGATCATGTCGAGTGTCGCTGCTGAGTTCGTGTGGCGGGTAGACGTCAACCTCGAAGACCGAGATCTGACTGTAGAATGCGTATGTCAGCAAGGAGCGGCCCCGCTTGTGTCGCAGACTTTCCGGCAGCAAGCGCCGAGCTTTCTAGTGACCTTAAGACCAGCGGGGGATGCAGCATGA
- a CDS encoding AAA family ATPase — protein sequence MSEGNVGEIIDISTDLAQSIRLGLKSEVDGMRLFAAKLVRKYRQSAPDLSRQIDEYLQAAPVASPMRKKTLPKADQEVAAENDDAEELALLRIDTAGAVEPLLSETVRLPVQQLLAERRQIKKLQSLGLEPMRSAVFVGPPGVGKTMTAKWIAAELGLPLLVLDLTAIMSSYLGRTGNNLRAVLNYAKSIPCVLLLDEIDAIAKRRGDMSDVGELKRLVTVILQEIDAWPSTSLLLAATNHAELIDPALWRRFDQTVEFPQPDKRRVEELLRKLTASEGQQFDRWVPTMAMLLEGYSFSDIERTARQFRKATTLKTATIEELVEGLARRHAALLDRESRQDLARKLTDLTRLSQHKVSDITGVSRDTIRKYQKQEHVTHGD from the coding sequence ATGTCTGAGGGAAATGTGGGAGAAATTATAGATATATCGACGGATTTAGCCCAGTCCATTCGCCTCGGTCTGAAGAGTGAGGTCGACGGGATGCGGCTTTTCGCGGCTAAGTTGGTTCGCAAATACCGACAGTCGGCGCCCGACCTTTCGAGGCAGATCGATGAGTATCTGCAGGCCGCACCGGTGGCATCGCCGATGCGGAAAAAAACGTTGCCGAAAGCGGACCAAGAAGTTGCTGCTGAAAATGACGATGCGGAAGAGCTCGCGCTGCTTCGAATTGACACCGCTGGCGCGGTTGAGCCGCTTCTGTCTGAGACGGTGAGGCTGCCGGTCCAGCAGCTTTTGGCCGAGCGTCGCCAAATCAAAAAACTGCAGAGCCTGGGATTAGAGCCTATGCGCTCAGCCGTTTTTGTTGGGCCGCCTGGCGTTGGCAAGACCATGACCGCCAAGTGGATTGCGGCCGAGCTCGGCCTGCCGCTCTTGGTCTTGGATCTCACCGCGATTATGAGCAGTTATCTCGGGCGAACGGGTAATAACCTGCGCGCCGTGCTCAATTATGCCAAGTCGATTCCGTGCGTGCTTCTACTCGACGAGATCGATGCGATCGCAAAGCGTCGAGGCGACATGTCTGACGTTGGTGAATTAAAACGCCTCGTCACGGTAATCCTGCAAGAGATCGACGCATGGCCATCTACCAGCCTCTTATTGGCGGCGACGAATCACGCCGAGTTGATAGACCCTGCCCTATGGCGGCGCTTTGATCAGACAGTGGAGTTTCCTCAGCCTGACAAACGACGCGTTGAAGAGTTGTTGAGGAAACTTACGGCCAGTGAAGGGCAGCAATTTGATCGGTGGGTTCCGACTATGGCGATGCTTCTAGAAGGATATTCCTTTAGCGATATCGAACGTACCGCCCGACAATTCAGAAAAGCTACAACGCTCAAAACAGCTACGATCGAGGAATTGGTTGAGGGGTTGGCGCGTCGGCATGCCGCTTTACTCGACCGTGAATCCCGGCAGGATCTCGCGAGAAAGCTGACCGACCTAACGCGTCTGTCGCAGCACAAGGTCAGCGACATCACAGGGGTCAGCCGCGATACAATTCGTAAATATCAGAAACAGGAGCACGTAACCCATGGCGACTAA
- a CDS encoding S8 family peptidase yields the protein MATNFLIGRGELLTHQVPPPRRKPSERSVYTLNEARQSLVPQFTQAMEVFDRTPAAALPKDIAVGKVLINPSFIARSYFPSSLLKEAGLEAVGSRTVHVTPKRWARQGMPEKVPTTELFVAGRRKSFRSLPELARSLGDDEQAALDLTHIEAFSATDPEEKVKAVVRGHKDAVYEVGVHLLSDDVDSEEVQSAFAKFAEQAGVELMDKLGFIVGNLWFLPVRGSRDGIHQLSEFSLVRVIRPMPALRSMRPMPAPSGSVKITCSLPTAQPLSSQPRVAILDGGLPDHHPIGPWMRNYELMDPDANDHADGPEHGLAVTSAFLFGPIEPNGSAGRPYSYVDHLRVVDEGINQEHPAQLYRTLGLIDEVLLSRQYEFINLSLGPDEIVDDGDPHGWTSLIDERLSNGRTFVTVAVGNNGNEDAELQLNRVQVPGDCVNVVAVGATDSTKEDWERAPYSAVGPGRSPGFVKPDLMAFGGSAGEYFHALTPGRRPSLSPQLGTSFAAPNLLRSAVGIRAILGNDLSVLAIKALLVHSATQNDLPQAEVGWGCVADKLASVITCGDGVARVVYQGELRPGKYLRAPLPVPKEGLTGKVKVKATFCYSTPTDPHHSGAYTRSGLEVVFRPNDGRRKDGKANAEPRSFLNLQKFASEQERRSDSGKWETVLHAEQSMLGKSLRDPVFDIHYIARQDAGPTSRARPIAYALVVTLEAPKHADLFSTILAEYTSLVSIQPEIALPITV from the coding sequence ATGGCGACTAATTTTCTTATCGGTCGTGGAGAGCTTCTGACGCATCAGGTTCCACCGCCGCGGCGCAAGCCGTCAGAGCGGAGCGTCTATACGCTGAACGAAGCTCGGCAATCTCTGGTACCGCAGTTTACGCAGGCCATGGAGGTCTTCGATAGAACGCCGGCCGCAGCGCTGCCGAAGGACATTGCGGTTGGAAAGGTTCTTATCAATCCGAGTTTCATCGCCCGGTCGTACTTCCCATCGAGCTTGCTCAAGGAAGCAGGGCTTGAGGCCGTCGGCAGCAGAACCGTGCACGTGACGCCAAAGCGATGGGCGCGACAGGGCATGCCAGAAAAGGTTCCGACGACTGAGCTGTTCGTCGCAGGGCGGCGCAAAAGCTTTCGCTCACTCCCCGAACTAGCGAGATCCCTTGGCGACGATGAGCAAGCAGCTCTTGACCTCACACATATCGAAGCGTTCTCAGCGACTGACCCTGAAGAAAAAGTGAAGGCAGTTGTTCGCGGCCACAAGGACGCGGTCTACGAGGTCGGTGTCCATCTTCTCTCTGACGACGTCGACTCCGAAGAGGTTCAGTCAGCCTTTGCGAAGTTTGCTGAGCAGGCCGGTGTCGAGCTCATGGACAAGTTGGGCTTTATCGTGGGTAACCTTTGGTTCCTGCCAGTGCGCGGAAGCCGTGACGGCATCCATCAGCTTAGCGAATTTTCGCTTGTACGCGTGATCCGGCCAATGCCTGCGCTCAGAAGTATGCGGCCCATGCCGGCACCTTCGGGAAGCGTAAAAATCACGTGCAGCCTGCCGACGGCCCAGCCTCTATCATCCCAGCCCCGCGTGGCGATCCTGGACGGAGGGTTGCCCGATCATCATCCGATCGGACCTTGGATGCGCAACTATGAGCTCATGGATCCGGATGCGAACGATCACGCGGACGGTCCTGAACACGGCCTCGCGGTCACCTCTGCTTTTCTGTTTGGCCCAATTGAGCCCAATGGCTCGGCAGGTCGCCCATATTCCTATGTCGACCATCTTCGAGTTGTCGATGAGGGTATCAATCAGGAACATCCCGCACAACTTTATCGCACTCTCGGCCTGATCGACGAGGTCTTACTGTCGAGGCAATACGAATTCATAAACCTGAGCCTCGGCCCGGATGAAATCGTCGATGACGGAGATCCCCATGGCTGGACGTCGCTGATCGACGAGCGTCTAAGCAACGGTCGCACTTTCGTCACGGTGGCCGTTGGCAACAACGGCAACGAAGACGCGGAGCTTCAGCTTAATCGCGTCCAAGTTCCAGGCGACTGCGTCAACGTCGTTGCGGTTGGAGCCACCGATTCGACCAAGGAAGATTGGGAACGCGCGCCCTACAGTGCTGTTGGACCCGGCAGAAGCCCCGGTTTTGTGAAGCCGGACCTCATGGCCTTTGGGGGTAGTGCGGGTGAATATTTTCACGCGCTAACACCCGGTAGGCGCCCATCGCTCTCTCCCCAACTCGGAACGAGTTTCGCTGCTCCTAATCTCCTTCGAAGCGCGGTTGGCATACGGGCGATTTTGGGCAACGACCTCAGTGTCCTGGCGATCAAGGCTCTTCTCGTTCATAGCGCCACGCAGAATGACTTGCCACAGGCAGAGGTCGGCTGGGGATGCGTGGCAGACAAGCTTGCAAGCGTCATCACTTGCGGCGATGGCGTGGCGCGTGTCGTCTATCAAGGCGAGCTCCGTCCAGGAAAATATTTGCGAGCTCCACTGCCCGTCCCAAAGGAAGGGCTGACGGGAAAGGTGAAGGTGAAAGCGACCTTCTGCTATTCGACCCCGACTGACCCACACCATTCAGGTGCTTACACGCGATCGGGGCTGGAGGTGGTCTTTCGACCGAATGACGGCCGGCGCAAGGATGGCAAGGCCAATGCTGAGCCTCGATCGTTCCTAAATTTGCAGAAATTTGCCTCAGAGCAGGAACGCCGATCGGACTCTGGGAAGTGGGAGACCGTTCTGCATGCCGAGCAATCTATGCTTGGCAAGTCGCTTCGCGATCCGGTGTTCGATATCCACTATATTGCCAGACAAGACGCCGGTCCCACCAGTCGGGCTCGCCCGATCGCTTACGCACTGGTCGTAACCCTCGAAGCACCCAAGCACGCGGATCTGTTTTCAACTATTCTCGCTGAGTACACTTCACTCGTGTCAATCCAACCTGAAATCGCTCTGCCGATCACTGTGTGA
- a CDS encoding DUF3223 domain-containing protein — protein MPAKPVKLTNGLEFDQAGNANAFYREILNKGELGAYLSNDDAAAVDVLFRDYCAATNWQMPGQPERYFRDWNMAEKRATRSFYVEYADGERDDFSYIKAVRAVANWKRMDGEPLSV, from the coding sequence ATGCCAGCCAAGCCTGTAAAACTCACGAATGGGCTCGAGTTCGATCAAGCCGGAAATGCCAACGCATTTTATCGAGAAATACTGAACAAAGGGGAACTCGGGGCTTATTTGAGCAACGACGATGCAGCGGCGGTGGATGTTCTCTTCAGAGACTATTGCGCGGCAACGAACTGGCAGATGCCCGGGCAACCTGAAAGGTACTTCCGAGACTGGAATATGGCCGAGAAGCGAGCAACGCGCAGTTTCTATGTCGAATATGCAGATGGAGAGAGAGATGATTTCAGCTACATCAAGGCCGTTCGGGCCGTAGCGAATTGGAAGCGAATGGATGGCGAGCCACTGTCTGTCTGA